A single Streptomyces sannanensis DNA region contains:
- a CDS encoding nuclear transport factor 2 family protein, with protein sequence MDNVPSTRPGGVTPREVVARLYAAISRGDTATINTLIHPDADLWVPGANPLSGAYHGTTGLARFTRAAADIAPGGTHTDVIDIMAGERYVAVYGVSRAGRPGRRPLTNHTMHLVTVEENRVTAIAIFNADQRAVDEFWR encoded by the coding sequence GTGGACAACGTTCCCAGCACCAGGCCCGGCGGCGTCACGCCGCGTGAGGTGGTGGCCAGGCTGTACGCCGCCATCTCCCGCGGCGACACCGCGACCATCAACACACTCATCCACCCGGACGCGGACCTGTGGGTACCGGGCGCCAACCCGCTGTCCGGCGCGTATCACGGCACCACCGGCCTGGCCCGGTTCACCCGGGCGGCCGCCGATATCGCACCCGGCGGCACGCACACCGACGTCATCGACATCATGGCCGGCGAACGGTACGTGGCTGTGTACGGCGTCTCCCGTGCCGGCCGCCCCGGCCGCCGGCCCCTGACCAACCACACGATGCACCTGGTCACCGTCGAGGAGAACCGTGTCACGGCGATCGCGATCTTCAACGCCGACCAGCGCGCCGTCGATGAGTTCTGGCGCTGA
- a CDS encoding helix-turn-helix domain-containing protein, whose translation MSPAKRSTETTLQLRSSLIEHARRLIARDGAAALTMRALATEAGYSVGLPYKIFTDRREIVAAIVHIEVEKLRATCDELVERAGTATVAGNLMWFAEAFLDSPAVALTEELLSDKALRQSVTATAHDAGMSPGALPVVLSRYLAAEKQADRVAPHIDEHAFGFLIAGALHNLLVAGEAWPRPARPELEQILTATAAAIAVAR comes from the coding sequence ATGTCACCGGCTAAGCGCAGTACCGAAACGACCCTGCAGCTACGGTCCTCGCTCATCGAGCACGCCCGTCGGCTGATCGCCCGCGACGGGGCAGCCGCCCTGACCATGCGGGCGCTGGCCACCGAGGCAGGCTACTCCGTCGGCCTGCCCTACAAGATCTTCACCGATCGACGCGAAATCGTCGCCGCGATCGTCCACATCGAAGTGGAGAAGCTGCGAGCGACCTGCGACGAACTGGTCGAGCGGGCCGGCACCGCGACCGTCGCCGGTAACCTCATGTGGTTCGCCGAGGCCTTCCTGGACTCGCCGGCGGTTGCGCTCACCGAAGAACTGCTCTCCGACAAGGCGCTGCGGCAATCGGTCACCGCCACCGCCCACGACGCCGGTATGAGCCCGGGCGCCCTGCCTGTCGTCCTGTCGCGCTATCTCGCCGCGGAGAAGCAAGCCGACCGCGTCGCACCCCATATCGACGAACACGCCTTCGGATTCCTGATCGCCGGTGCGCTGCACAACCTGCTGGTCGCCGGCGAGGCATGGCCACGACCCGCCCGCCCCGAACTGGAACAGATCCTCACCGCCACCGCCGCGGCGATCGCCGTCGCGCGCTGA
- a CDS encoding ABC transporter ATP-binding protein: MGSRTGAITCRSLSKVFDQRTVVDDVSFEVPAGTITGFVGANGAGKTTTMRMLLGLVAPSAGTAWVNGRPYRELTQPRREVGAVVDGPGAHPGHSARTHLTIMATAGGLPRRRVEEVLDLVELTEQAHRRVDGFSMGMLQRLALAGALLGDPGFLILDEPVNGLDPPGILWVRDLLRRLAEEGRALLVSSHLLSELAEVAHRVVIIDRGRLVADTTLDDLLAEQAPVVEVRCADPAPLVRELRARQLKIVAEGDTLLVEGIGTREVGEIAAAVGAGPVHWLTQRSSSFEDVYFGLAGSMTDRAYDESNGAGS, encoded by the coding sequence ATGGGTTCACGAACAGGAGCGATTACCTGCCGCTCCCTGTCCAAGGTTTTTGATCAACGGACAGTCGTCGATGACGTCTCCTTCGAGGTCCCGGCGGGCACGATCACCGGGTTCGTGGGAGCCAACGGTGCCGGTAAGACGACGACGATGCGGATGCTGCTCGGTCTGGTCGCGCCGTCGGCCGGCACGGCCTGGGTGAACGGGCGACCGTACCGGGAACTGACGCAGCCGCGCCGGGAGGTCGGTGCGGTCGTCGACGGGCCCGGCGCCCACCCGGGACACTCGGCCCGTACCCATCTGACGATCATGGCAACAGCCGGCGGTCTGCCGCGTCGGCGGGTCGAAGAGGTCCTGGACCTGGTGGAGTTGACCGAGCAAGCCCACCGAAGGGTGGACGGTTTCTCGATGGGAATGCTGCAACGGCTGGCTCTGGCCGGGGCGCTGCTGGGGGACCCCGGATTCCTGATTCTCGACGAACCGGTCAACGGCCTTGATCCGCCCGGCATCCTGTGGGTTCGCGATCTGCTGCGCCGACTGGCCGAGGAGGGCAGGGCGCTGCTGGTCTCCAGCCACCTGCTGTCCGAGCTGGCGGAGGTCGCCCACCGGGTCGTGATCATCGACCGGGGTCGGCTGGTCGCCGACACCACACTCGACGACCTGTTGGCCGAACAAGCACCCGTGGTGGAGGTGCGCTGCGCCGACCCGGCGCCGCTGGTGCGAGAGTTGCGGGCCCGTCAGCTGAAGATCGTTGCAGAGGGCGACACCCTGCTCGTCGAGGGCATCGGGACCCGCGAGGTGGGCGAGATCGCGGCCGCCGTCGGTGCCGGTCCGGTCCATTGGCTGACCCAGCGGTCCAGCAGTTTCGAAGATGTGTACTTCGGGCTGGCGGGATCGATGACGGACCGGGCGTACGACGAGTCGAATGGTGCGGGGTCATGA
- a CDS encoding RICIN domain-containing protein — protein MTEGATTPVEEGLYLLRNVGSGLLLEVYGEKKGSGANVQQGKDTGSRAQQWHVSPVHPGAGLYHLVNANSGKRLDVTGASTENGANVQQWKANNFGAQEWLIERHLDAPGRVSLVSHVSGLLLEVADGSTADGANVRQWEDTDSPGQWWQLDPVSH, from the coding sequence ATGACCGAGGGGGCAACGACACCTGTCGAGGAGGGGCTCTATCTGCTGCGCAACGTCGGCAGCGGGCTCCTCCTCGAGGTGTACGGCGAAAAGAAGGGCAGCGGCGCCAACGTCCAGCAGGGCAAGGACACCGGCTCCCGCGCCCAGCAGTGGCACGTCTCCCCGGTCCACCCCGGCGCCGGCCTGTACCACCTGGTGAACGCGAACAGCGGCAAACGGCTGGACGTGACGGGCGCGTCGACCGAGAACGGTGCGAACGTCCAGCAGTGGAAGGCCAACAACTTCGGCGCCCAGGAGTGGCTGATCGAGCGGCACCTGGACGCACCGGGCCGGGTGTCGCTGGTCAGCCATGTCAGCGGCCTGCTGCTGGAGGTCGCGGACGGCAGCACGGCCGACGGCGCGAACGTCCGGCAGTGGGAGGACACCGACTCCCCCGGCCAGTGGTGGCAGTTGGATCCGGTGTCCCACTGA
- a CDS encoding aldo/keto reductase: MSKVPSITLNNGVEMPQLGFGVWQVPDNEAAKAVGTALEAGYRSIDTAAIYENETGTGKAIAASGLPREELFVTTKLWNSDQGYDSTLRAFDASLEKLGLDYVDLYLIHWPVPAKGTYVDTYKALEKIHADGRAKAIGVSNFLTPHLERLIGETSVVPAVNQIELHPQLQQSAAREFHAAHGIATEAWSPLGQGRGLLEVPTIVAVARKHDRTPAQVVLRWHIQTGNVVIPKSVTPSRIKENIDVFDFELDADDLAAFAALDEGRRLGPDPAVFGA; this comes from the coding sequence GTGAGCAAGGTTCCCTCCATCACCCTGAACAACGGCGTCGAGATGCCGCAGCTCGGATTCGGCGTCTGGCAGGTGCCGGACAACGAGGCGGCGAAGGCGGTCGGCACCGCCCTGGAGGCCGGGTACCGCAGCATCGACACCGCGGCGATCTACGAGAACGAAACAGGCACAGGGAAGGCCATCGCCGCCTCGGGCCTCCCCCGCGAGGAGCTGTTCGTCACCACCAAGCTGTGGAACAGCGATCAGGGGTACGACTCCACGCTGCGCGCCTTCGACGCCTCGCTGGAGAAGCTGGGCCTCGACTACGTCGACCTGTACCTGATCCACTGGCCGGTGCCCGCCAAGGGCACGTACGTGGACACGTACAAGGCCCTTGAGAAGATCCACGCGGACGGCCGCGCCAAGGCGATCGGCGTCTCCAACTTCCTGACCCCGCACCTGGAGCGGCTGATCGGCGAGACCTCCGTGGTCCCCGCCGTCAACCAGATCGAGCTGCACCCGCAGCTCCAGCAGTCCGCCGCCCGTGAGTTCCACGCCGCGCACGGCATCGCGACCGAGGCCTGGTCCCCGCTCGGCCAGGGCCGGGGCCTGCTGGAGGTGCCGACGATCGTCGCCGTCGCCCGTAAGCACGACAGGACCCCCGCGCAGGTCGTGCTGCGCTGGCACATCCAGACCGGGAATGTGGTGATCCCCAAGTCCGTGACCCCGTCCCGGATCAAGGAGAACATCGACGTCTTCGACTTCGAGCTGGACGCCGACGACCTGGCCGCCTTCGCCGCCCTCGACGAGGGCCGCCGCCTCGGCCCGGACCCGGCCGTCTTCGGCGCCTGA
- a CDS encoding MFS transporter, whose translation MRKWGPLVAVCLGTFMLLVDVTIVVVALPEIGGALGASLSDMQWVIDAYALAMAALLLGAGAAADVVGRRRLYLAGTGLFATASLACGLATGPAVLNTMRAVQGVGGAAMFATSLSLLGAAYRGRDRSLAFGVWGAVAGASAALGPVLGGVLTEHLDWRWIFFANLPVSAVALWITLRTVTESAHRGARRIDWAGMAAFAVCAGAATFAVVRVGVVGWESAQTAAAFAVSAAALCAFVVAERRAVHPLIDLSLFRRRSFVSVMAGALAFNAAAFGVLPYTSIWLQTLLGLSPVGAGLALLPLAATSFVVAAVSGRLLHDAPPRLVIGGGLLLVGGGVLAQGALGPDSGWPALVPGLLVTGAGVGLVSQGISAAALACVPPRNAGMAGGAVGTFRQLGFALGVAVFGAVATSRMEHSLVGSTDAPAAAARALAGGAARQLAGRVPDGTLHTAFASGLNAAALAAGVTGVLAGLAVLAFVRTSARADLAAGNAHLGNASGGLIVDVGERDRPTK comes from the coding sequence ATGCGCAAGTGGGGACCGCTGGTCGCGGTGTGTCTGGGGACCTTCATGCTGCTGGTCGACGTGACGATCGTGGTGGTCGCGCTGCCGGAGATCGGGGGCGCGCTGGGGGCCTCGCTCTCCGACATGCAGTGGGTGATCGACGCCTATGCGCTGGCGATGGCCGCCCTGCTGCTGGGGGCGGGCGCCGCGGCCGATGTGGTCGGCCGGCGCAGGCTGTATCTGGCGGGCACCGGGTTGTTCGCGACGGCATCACTGGCCTGCGGACTGGCGACCGGCCCGGCGGTGCTCAACACGATGCGGGCCGTACAAGGAGTCGGCGGGGCCGCGATGTTCGCGACGTCGCTGTCGCTGCTCGGTGCGGCCTATCGGGGGCGGGACCGGTCGCTGGCGTTCGGCGTGTGGGGTGCCGTCGCGGGGGCGTCCGCGGCGCTCGGTCCGGTGCTGGGCGGTGTGCTGACCGAGCATCTGGACTGGCGGTGGATCTTCTTCGCCAATCTGCCGGTGAGCGCTGTAGCCCTGTGGATCACGCTTCGGACGGTGACCGAGTCCGCGCATCGGGGTGCCCGGCGCATCGACTGGGCGGGCATGGCGGCGTTCGCGGTGTGCGCGGGGGCGGCGACGTTCGCGGTGGTCCGGGTGGGCGTCGTGGGGTGGGAGTCGGCGCAGACCGCCGCGGCCTTCGCGGTCTCGGCCGCGGCACTGTGCGCCTTCGTGGTGGCCGAGCGGCGGGCCGTGCATCCGCTGATCGATCTCTCACTGTTCCGGCGCCGTTCCTTCGTCTCCGTCATGGCCGGGGCACTGGCGTTCAACGCGGCCGCCTTCGGGGTGCTCCCGTACACGTCGATCTGGCTGCAGACACTGCTCGGGCTGAGCCCGGTGGGGGCGGGGCTGGCCCTGCTGCCGCTCGCGGCGACGTCGTTCGTGGTGGCGGCCGTCTCGGGCCGGCTGCTGCACGACGCCCCGCCGCGGCTGGTGATCGGCGGAGGGCTGCTGCTCGTCGGGGGCGGGGTGCTGGCGCAGGGGGCACTGGGCCCGGACTCGGGATGGCCGGCCCTGGTGCCGGGGCTCCTGGTGACCGGTGCGGGCGTGGGGCTGGTGTCGCAGGGCATCTCCGCGGCGGCCCTGGCGTGCGTGCCGCCGCGGAACGCCGGCATGGCGGGCGGTGCGGTCGGTACGTTCCGTCAGCTCGGGTTCGCACTGGGCGTCGCGGTCTTCGGGGCCGTCGCCACCTCACGGATGGAGCACTCGCTCGTCGGCTCCACCGACGCCCCCGCAGCGGCCGCGCGGGCGCTCGCGGGAGGTGCGGCGCGGCAGCTGGCCGGCCGGGTTCCGGACGGGACACTGCACACGGCGTTCGCCTCGGGGCTGAACGCCGCCGCGCTGGCCGCGGGGGTCACGGGGGTGCTGGCCGGGCTGGCGGTGCTGGCCTTCGTCCGCACGTCGGCCCGCGCCGACCTGGCGGCCGGGAACGCTCACCTCGGGAATGCGTCCGGAGGCCTGATCGTTGATGTTGGCGAACGCGACCGACCAACCAAGTGA
- a CDS encoding LysR substrate-binding domain-containing protein encodes MDVVYDPAQLRTFLAVAQTLSFTRAARRLGLRQSTVSQHVRRLEDATGRRLFSRDTHSVELTEDGEAMLGFARTILAAHERAAAYFTGTRLRGRLRFGASEDFVLTRLPEILQAFRREHPEVDLELNVELSGILHRRLESGRFDLVLAKRPPGSTHGELVWRDALTWIGAPQLRLDPDRPVPLILFPPPAITRARALEVLEEHGRPWRIACTSGSLSGLIAAARAGLGVMAHTRGLIPPGLSPVPARTGLPELGSVDFVLLHGRTRSAAVQDAADALAAAILSAGDGLQPRHDG; translated from the coding sequence CTGGATGTCGTGTACGACCCGGCTCAGCTGCGCACCTTCCTCGCCGTCGCCCAGACGCTGAGCTTCACGCGCGCAGCCCGACGGCTGGGCCTGCGCCAGTCCACGGTCAGCCAGCATGTGCGGCGCCTGGAGGACGCGACGGGCCGGCGGCTGTTCAGCCGTGACACGCACAGCGTGGAGCTGACCGAGGACGGCGAGGCGATGCTGGGCTTCGCCCGTACGATCCTGGCCGCGCACGAGCGCGCGGCCGCCTACTTCACCGGCACCCGGCTGCGCGGACGGCTGCGCTTCGGCGCGTCCGAGGACTTCGTACTGACCCGGCTGCCGGAGATCCTCCAGGCGTTCCGCCGCGAGCACCCCGAGGTGGATCTGGAGCTGAACGTCGAGCTCTCCGGCATCCTGCACCGGCGGCTGGAGTCGGGCCGGTTCGATCTGGTCCTCGCCAAGCGGCCGCCGGGCAGCACCCATGGCGAGCTGGTCTGGCGGGACGCCCTCACCTGGATCGGCGCCCCGCAATTGCGGCTCGATCCGGACCGCCCGGTGCCGCTGATCCTCTTCCCGCCGCCCGCGATCACCCGCGCCCGCGCCCTGGAGGTACTGGAGGAGCACGGCCGGCCGTGGCGGATCGCCTGCACCAGCGGCAGCCTCAGCGGCCTGATCGCGGCGGCCCGGGCGGGACTGGGCGTCATGGCCCACACACGCGGACTGATCCCGCCGGGCCTGTCCCCGGTCCCTGCCCGGACGGGCCTGCCGGAGCTGGGCAGCGTGGACTTCGTCCTCCTCCATGGCCGGACGCGCAGCGCCGCGGTCCAGGACGCGGCGGACGCCCTGGCGGCGGCAATCCTTTCGGCGGGCGACGGCCTGCAGCCCCGGCACGACGGCTGA
- a CDS encoding bile acid:sodium symporter family protein: MSTRTPRLPSWLPVDPYILALIGTVVLAAVLPASGGAARGVERAATGAVALLFFLYGARMSTREALDGLRHWRLHLTVLACTFVVFPLLGLAARGLVPYVLTPQLYSGFLFLCLVPSTIQSSIAFTSIARGNVPAAICAGSFSSLAGIVLTPLLAALLLGDSAGGFSADSLLKIVVQLLVPFLAGQLLRRRLSGALSRHRKALGYVDRGSILLVVYAAFSEGMVQGVWHRVSPARLGALLGVEAVLLAAMMTLTWYGAGRLGFAREDRIAIQFAGSKKGLAAGLPMATVLFGAQASLAVLPLMLFHQMQLMVCAVIARRRAADPPAPVKEKKITGVDSVSR, from the coding sequence ATGAGCACCCGTACTCCCCGCTTGCCCTCCTGGCTGCCGGTCGACCCATACATCCTGGCCCTGATCGGCACGGTGGTCCTCGCGGCCGTGCTCCCGGCCTCGGGAGGGGCCGCGCGGGGTGTCGAGAGGGCGGCGACGGGTGCCGTCGCCCTGCTGTTCTTCCTCTACGGGGCGCGTATGTCGACCCGGGAGGCGCTCGACGGACTACGCCACTGGCGGCTCCACCTCACCGTGCTGGCCTGCACCTTCGTGGTCTTCCCGCTGCTCGGCCTGGCCGCACGTGGGCTCGTCCCGTACGTCCTGACTCCCCAGCTCTACAGCGGTTTCCTCTTCCTCTGCCTGGTGCCGTCGACGATCCAGTCCTCGATCGCCTTCACCTCGATCGCCCGGGGCAATGTGCCGGCCGCGATCTGCGCCGGGTCCTTCTCCAGCCTCGCGGGCATCGTCCTCACGCCGCTGCTGGCCGCGCTGCTCCTCGGCGACAGCGCGGGCGGCTTCTCGGCGGACTCGCTGCTGAAGATCGTGGTGCAGCTGCTGGTGCCGTTCCTGGCGGGGCAGCTGCTGCGCCGCCGGCTTTCCGGCGCCCTGTCCCGGCACAGGAAGGCCCTCGGCTACGTGGACCGGGGCTCGATCCTGCTCGTGGTCTACGCCGCCTTCAGCGAGGGCATGGTCCAGGGCGTCTGGCACCGGGTGAGCCCGGCCCGCCTCGGCGCGCTGCTCGGCGTCGAGGCGGTGCTGCTGGCCGCCATGATGACGCTGACCTGGTACGGAGCCGGGCGGCTGGGCTTCGCCAGGGAGGACCGGATCGCGATCCAGTTCGCCGGTTCGAAGAAGGGCCTGGCGGCCGGGCTGCCCATGGCGACGGTGCTCTTCGGCGCGCAGGCGAGCCTCGCGGTACTTCCGCTGATGCTGTTCCACCAGATGCAGCTGATGGTGTGCGCGGTCATCGCGAGGCGTCGCGCGGCCGATCCCCCGGCGCCGGTGAAGGAGAAGAAGATCACCGGGGTCGATAGCGTGTCGCGGTGA
- a CDS encoding (2Fe-2S) ferredoxin domain-containing protein: MVVCRGCCCGNARKNPGTDHQWQLERLRAAAAASGGRLAVRTTDCLGPCGQANVIVVQPSMEGRRRGGRPVWIGWALDDDATDDILAWAEAGGPGMAKPSATLELQLIPPPSDARRRARR; encoded by the coding sequence CTGGTCGTCTGCCGAGGCTGCTGCTGCGGAAACGCCCGCAAGAACCCCGGCACCGATCACCAGTGGCAGCTGGAACGGCTCCGGGCGGCCGCAGCGGCGTCCGGTGGCCGGCTCGCCGTCCGTACCACCGACTGCCTCGGGCCGTGCGGACAGGCGAACGTGATCGTGGTCCAGCCCTCCATGGAGGGCCGCCGCCGGGGCGGCAGGCCTGTCTGGATCGGCTGGGCACTGGACGACGACGCCACGGACGACATCCTGGCCTGGGCCGAGGCAGGCGGGCCGGGCATGGCGAAGCCCTCGGCAACCCTGGAACTCCAGCTGATCCCGCCACCGTCGGACGCCCGTCGCCGCGCGCGCCGCTGA